Below is a genomic region from Neurospora crassa OR74A linkage group VII, whole genome shotgun sequence.
GTAACAAGATAAGAccacaaaagaaaaagaaaatgatCGACTCACCATCAAAAACAACCTCTCCCTTCCTCTGCAACCTCACCCGCCCattcctcatcaccatcccgTTCCTGACCTTGACGCCCGCAATGTTCTTGTACTTCCGTCCCTTGATATTAATAGCAAACACCTGCGCCACCTCGGCCTCGCCGAGTACTTTGAACGAGATTGTGGGGGCCAAGCTCTCGCTCAGCACCTGGCGCACCTCTTCGGTCAGGTTGTAGATGATGTTGTGGTCCATAATCCTAACCTTATTTTCGACCGCCATGCGCTTGATGTGGCCAGGAATCGGgttgttgaagttgatgatggtgctgcCCGAAACCGCGGCATGCTCGACATCCGATTCGGTGATCTGGCCCGGGCTCGACAGTAGCACGCGAGGGCGCACCTCGTTGCTTCCGATCTCCAGGATCGACGCGCATACGGCCTCGACCGAACCGTGTACGTCGCCCTTGACGGTGAAGTTGATCATCTTGGGCCCATCTGGCTTCTCCTCTGCCGCCTCGGCTCCATCCTCACccttctcagcctcctcggCCGCGATTCGTTCGGCCTCACGCTCGCGCTTGAGCCGCTCCATCTCCGTAATCTGCTCCATGGCCTCCTCGCGCTCCTTCTGCTCGATGCGATAGTGCACCGCGCTCTTGGCTTTGTCTTCGTTAGGGGCCTGGAGAACCATGTCACCCGCCTCGGGTGGTTCCTTCCAGCCGAGAATCTCAACGGCTGTTCCGGGGGGAGCCTCTTCGACCTCAATGCCCGCTTCGTTGCGCAGGCTGCGCACCTTGGCGAAGACACGGCCGGCAACGATAAAATCGCCGGGGCGCAGAGTGCCGCGCTTGACGAGCACGGTGGCCACGCGGCCAATCGGCTTGATACTGGACTCAAGGACCCATCCCTCAGCCATGCCGTCGGGCTCGGCGCGGATGTCGAGCATCTCGGACAGAAGAAGGATGTTGTCCTCGAGATCGTCCATACCTTGACCGGTCTTGCCGCTGACGCAGACAACCTGGACATCGCCGCCATAGTCCTCAATTTCGACGCCGTTGGCGGCCAAGTCAGACTTGACGCGCTCGACGTTGGCTTGGTCCTTGTCGATCTTGTTGATGGCCACGATCATGGGTACCTTGGCGGATCGAGCATgcttgatggcctcgatGGTCTGCGGCTTGACACTGTCGTCGGCGGCGACAACCAAAATCACAATGTCGGTGACGTTGGCGCCGCGCTGTCTCATGGATAGGAAGGCAGCGTGGCCGGGGGTATCCAGGAAGGTGATTTGCTTACCCGAGGACATCTGCACAGAAAAGGCACCAATGTGCTGGGTAATTCCACCGTGCTCACCGGCTGCGATCGAAGACTTCCGCAGGAAATCGAGCAGAGTAGTCTTGCCGTGATCGACGTGTCCCATGATAGTGACAACTGGTGGCCGTAGGGGTACGCTAGAGGGGTCTTCAGAAGGAGGGCGTGGCCTCaagtcctcatcctcaccagCGTCGACTGTTGGCTCAAAGCCGTACTCTTGGGCAACCAACGCGGCCGTCTCGCCGGTCATGATGCTATCCTTGGCGATGTCTTCAAATCCGAGTTCTCCCAGTTGGGAGATGAACAGGTCGGTCTTCACGCCAAGGGCCATGCCGAGGTTGGCAACGCTGATAAACTCGGGAAGGAGAATAGGAATGGGGCCAGTCTCCTCAAACTGGAGCCGCTCCTTctcagccttcttggccaaCCTTTCACGACGCTTGTACTCATACGCCATATCATCGAAATCATCGTCTTCGTTGTAGTCGCGCCGCCTACCCCCTTTCTTTTTGggcttcttttcctccttgatATACCGCGAGGGAATCGGTATCTCTTCCAATGCAACCCTATCGCCTCTGGTCTGTCTTGCATTATCCCTGCCCCTGGGCTTTTCAAAGTCTTGCTGCTCCAGCTTttgtccttccttctccttagGCTTCCCTCCGTAGTCGTCAGCCCAATCCCAGCCATCCGACATCTGCTTCTTGAACGCTTCGGTGGCCTCCCGAGTGCTCTCGGAAGCCGTCTCAGGCTGCGCGTGAGGTGCTGGACTGGTTGCATATCGATCTTCAGCTTGCTTCCAAAAGTTGCGACTATCTCTGGGCTCCGAACGTTTTTCAGTTTCAGAAGGGGGAGCGGTCTTGACAAAATCGTTATTACCAGTCAATCGGCCGTTCCCAACGTTTGCCCCGGCTGTACGGCGGATGAGCCCTGCCCATTGCCCCTCGGTTTCACGCGAAGATTTGGAATCCGATGGAGGTGCAGGTGGAGGTGCAAACTTTGATGAAATCGACTGGTAAACCTCACGAGCTGAAGTTCTGCGTgtagaaggaggaggcgggggaGGCGGAGGCTGAGTGGAAAATATGTCATCCCATGCATCTGTATTGTCCGCACGacgctcctcttcctcggcgtTCAGCAAGTCGTTCTTGAGAGAACCTGTCTCCTGGCGTTTCCTTAGATCCTTGGCCGAAAGTTGACCTGTCTGTCTATCATGGGCAAAAAGACCATCAGCAAGGCTCTTCAGATTTCTTGCTGGGGCCTGAGGGTGGCTCTGAGCATGTCTTTGCTGTAACCGATCCCTGGCTACTTTTTCGTGGGGGAGGAGTCGTTCTGTCTGAgattggctggctggctgactGGAGGCTGAAGAGGCGCCCCAGCTGCTTGCTCCCCAGCTGCTTGTTCCCCATTCTCCACTGGCGGGCTTAGGAGGCTGGCTGGACGCCGAACTGGCGGCTTCCAAAGCATCCCAGCTGCTTTCCCCCGAGGCCCCATCAGTTTGTTCACTGAGTTGGCTGGCTGGGCCCGGCTTTAATGATGCCCCGCTGGAAAGGCTGGATAGACTGCTGACAGTTGGTTGACTTGTACTTGCTAGGGACTGTGTCGGTCGGCTGGGGGTCGGTTCCCTAGGAGCCGTTTGACTGGAAGGTGATTCCTTAGGAGCTGGCTGTTGAGTCTGAGGCGCCCGTGCTGGAAAACGTCTTATACCAAAAGGCTCTAAAACTTTGCGGACAGGAGCCTGGCTTCTTTGGGCTTCACGCTCAGTTTTGGGTCCTGGTGTTTCTGTTGTAGGGTCTTGACCTGGTTGTTTCGGGTGCAGAAGCATCCTACGCACCACAGGTCCCTGCTGTTCCTTGCGAGGCGGGGCCCTATTGAACTCGTTCTGTTGACCTTCAGGTAGCCGGCGCACCGGACGGTCACTCGAGGCGCGTTTGGGAGGTTCTGGTGCCGGGTTTCGAGCGGGACGTGGAGCGGGCTGAGCAGCCACAGCGGCCTCGGCCATGCGCAACAAGCGCTGTCTAGCGG
It encodes:
- a CDS encoding mitochondrial translation initiation factor, translated to MMRGGLLQKQSTSSVCLLCRHRWQLRQQQQQRIYPNTRRIYSSWDDKPSWGTQQQPATPSAGGGGGGGGWGGSWKPAAPATPATQTTPEPGTAQSQPKSANAGLLPHEVAARQRLLRMAEAAVAAQPAPRPARNPAPEPPKRASSDRPVRRLPEGQQNEFNRAPPRKEQQGPVVRRMLLHPKQPGQDPTTETPGPKTEREAQRSQAPVRKVLEPFGIRRFPARAPQTQQPAPKESPSSQTAPREPTPSRPTQSLASTSQPTVSSLSSLSSGASLKPGPASQLSEQTDGASGESSWDALEAASSASSQPPKPASGEWGTSSWGASSWGASSASSQPASQSQTERLLPHEKVARDRLQQRHAQSHPQAPARNLKSLADGLFAHDRQTGQLSAKDLRKRQETGSLKNDLLNAEEEERRADNTDAWDDIFSTQPPPPPPPPSTRRTSAREVYQSISSKFAPPPAPPSDSKSSRETEGQWAGLIRRTAGANVGNGRLTGNNDFVKTAPPSETEKRSEPRDSRNFWKQAEDRYATSPAPHAQPETASESTREATEAFKKQMSDGWDWADDYGGKPKEKEGQKLEQQDFEKPRGRDNARQTRGDRVALEEIPIPSRYIKEEKKPKKKGGRRRDYNEDDDFDDMAYEYKRRERLAKKAEKERLQFEETGPIPILLPEFISVANLGMALGVKTDLFISQLGELGFEDIAKDSIMTGETAALVAQEYGFEPTVDAGEDEDLRPRPPSEDPSSVPLRPPVVTIMGHVDHGKTTLLDFLRKSSIAAGEHGGITQHIGAFSVQMSSGKQITFLDTPGHAAFLSMRQRGANVTDIVILVVAADDSVKPQTIEAIKHARSAKVPMIVAINKIDKDQANVERVKSDLAANGVEIEDYGGDVQVVCVSGKTGQGMDDLEDNILLLSEMLDIRAEPDGMAEGWVLESSIKPIGRVATVLVKRGTLRPGDFIVAGRVFAKVRSLRNEAGIEVEEAPPGTAVEILGWKEPPEAGDMVLQAPNEDKAKSAVHYRIEQKEREEAMEQITEMERLKREREAERIAAEEAEKGEDGAEAAEEKPDGPKMINFTVKGDVHGSVEAVCASILEIGSNEVRPRVLLSSPGQITESDVEHAAVSGSTIINFNNPIPGHIKRMAVENKVRIMDHNIIYNLTEEVRQVLSESLAPTISFKVLGEAEVAQVFAINIKGRKYKNIAGVKVRNGMVMRNGRVRLQRKGEVVFDGTISSVKHGKKEVTEMRKGTECGLEFGEFDDIKEGDLIQVVEEIRERRYL